The genomic segment ACGACATCGGATCGGGTAACGGCGGTGTCAGATCGACCGGCGCGAACGTGAACTTGCCCAGCCACGTCCCCCAGGTGTTGCCGGCGTGGACGTACTCCTGAACCGTCCAGAGCGTGTCGTTGTCACTGGGATCAACCGAGGTGAGACTGTAGTCGCCCCATCGGTTTCGCCCCACACCGTCCAGCACCTGGTACGAAGCGTTGCCGGACTTCAGCAGCGCCGGCGCCGTGGTCTGCCCGGCGGGATCGTTCACGAGGCGGCCGCAGTAATACGCGCCGGCGAACTGGCTCGGGCTGGAACCCGAAAAGCCCAGGACCATGTGTCCGTTGTCGTTGACGGAGACCGACGGGAAGAAGTAACTCAACGTCGCATCGGAGACATTGCCCTGCTGGTTCAGCGTGATGAAAGGCGACGACGCGTTCAGCTGGAACTTGTACCAGCGCACGGCGGCGCGCCCGCCGACGTTGATGCAGTGGGTGGCATAGAAGAACCCATTGCGAAAGAGGGCATTCATGATGCGCGAGCCGACGGTGTCCAGCGGCGTGGAACTGCCGCTCGCCGGCGCATCGGGCGGACTGGAATAAGAGTTGACCGCCACGGTGGCGACGGTCGTCAGGGTCGGCGACGAGATCGGCGGATTCACGCGGCGAAATCGAATGCTGGACGAGCTGGCCGAGGGGGTCGAAATAATGTATCCGCCCGGTGTCACGGGGGTGCCATAAACCTGCGCCGCTTGCAGCGTCACTTCACCCGTGGAGATGCCGCGGAAGGCCGTGACCGTGCCCATTCCCGTGCCCGCGACCAGCGGCGCCTTGTCGATGGCGAAGATCGTCAAACCGCATCCGACCATGTATGCGCCGATGTAAATACCGTTCGCATCGACGCCGAGCGTGGGATAGTCCACCCAGCAGGCCGCGTCCGTGCCCGCGGCGGCGACAAAGAAAGTTTTGAAATAGCTGCCGGTCGCGCTGCTCGTCGTCGAGACGGCGATGTGAATCGTCGCCGGGCTTACCCCGTTGAAGTTCGTTCCGATCACGATCCAGCGCCCGGAATGCGTGTCGTAGATCACGCGCGGATCGCCGCCGGTAAAGCCCTGACCGCTGCCGTTGAAGAAGCTGGTCAGACTCATGCTTTGCACCTTCGCCCCGTTCGACTTGTTGAACACGACGTAGCTGGTGTTGATGACTTCTACGAAGTGGCTGGGGCCGATCGCGCCGCAGGTGTCGGGCGGAATGGAGTTCGCCCCGGGATCGCTGCCGGAAAAGACGCCCTGGTACCCGGCCAGCAGCGTCGGACCACTGCCGCCGCCCCGCAGCAGGAACTCGCCGGCGCTTTCGTTGTCGGTGTTCGAGGACGCATCCACAGGCTGCCGATCGACGGGGGCCGCCGGCGCCGGAAGGATGTTCGCATCGACCGGATCGGCTTCCGGAATCGGTCCACTGCCCTCTTCCCAGGTCAGGCCGCGGTATCCCGAGCCGGTGAGCTTATAGTTGTAGCGCAGATCGTCAAAATCGATGATGGTCGCCTGGCCAAACGCCTCGCCCGGCGCCGGTATATCGACATACGTCAAATCGTCCAGCGTGAACCATCCGGCGTCGGCCTGGGCCGCCTCGGCCTCAAACACGATGCGATCGACGTTGTCCATGTTGAAATCGAACCACTGGGGTGCCAGGGTCAGTCCGCGAATCAATTCCGTTCGTCCGACTTCCTTGCCCTGCAAATAGCCGACCACGCGCAAACCGGGAGTCGTGACGGAAAGGTTCGTCTGGCCTCCCAGGTGCGCGCCGAGCAGGCGCACCGGGCGAGGAAAGCCGATGCCCATGCGCGTGTCGCCCCACTTGTTCGTGATGTTGTAATTGCCCGATCCGGTCGGACTGACCGCGCGCGGCGTCGGAACAATCCACTGACCGTGCTCGCCGTTCCGTGCCTTGGGATTCCGCATCGACGGCGGCATGGCCTGATCGCGTGCGATGACTTCTTCGTTGGATTCAATAATCCAGGGACCAATCAGCGTTTCATCCAGCCGCTCACCCGTGACGGTGTAACCATCCGACTCATCCACCGGCGGGTTCGGGTTTGCCTGAATGGCGCCAGAGAATGCGGAAACAACAAAAATGAATGCGACCACGGCCGGAAGTGGCTTGCGCATCAGCTCGCTCCTGTATCCACCCTTATGACGCTCTCACCGTCGGGAGTCGCTCTATCTTATCTCATTGTGGTGGCGGGAAACTAGAAAAAACTGGCAGGCACCCGCAAATCGGACGTTGGCGATGCCCGAATTGGCGGCTTCCAGGGCACTTTTTGGTGGAAGGTACACACTCGGCTCAACGCCGGGCGCAGGCGCGCGGAACTCACCTGCGCGGCGGTGAGAATGCGAATCCGGACCGCATGCTGCGGCTGAATCCCATCTACAAGGTCGACGTGATAAACGCGCGGGTGCGAGCCTCCCACGCGCCGGGATCGGTCAGAAACGCGTAGAGATCGTCGGCCGTGTTGGCGTCGGTGCAGATGCCGGCGCGCTCGACCGCGGCGGCGTACTCCAGGCCGCGTTCCAGCAGCTTCTTGTAGCGAAGGTCGTGGCAGTTGTGCAGCAGCCAGTCGTGCGCATCGTCGTAGCGGGTTCGATGCGAGGTCGGATGAGGTTCAGTTGTCATCATGATGGCACCTCTGGACGAGCCGATAGTTATTTGCCATTAACCGCTGGCCAGAATCGGGTTGCCGCGTGACGGCGCCCTCTGGTCGGTCGACTCCTGATACGCCGCCCCGGCGCGGATCGCGGCGAGGTTGGCCTCGATCAATTCGGCGTGCTTCTTGCCGACCACCGCCGCCACGGCGCGCTCCAGCCATTCCTGCTTCAAATCGTCCTGCACCGCCAGCAGCGTCCCGAGCATGACCATGTTCGCGACGCGCTCGCTGCCGGCCTGCCGCGCCAAGTCGGAGGCCGGAACGTGCAATGCGGTGACATCGGCTCGGTCGCAGCGGATCGGCACCATCGACGAATTGACCAGCACCGCGCCGCCAAGCCGCACGGACGAAATAAATCGCTCCAGCGAAGGCTGGTTCATCGCGATGAGAACGTCATACGTCGAGGAAATCGGCGATCCGATTTCCTCGTCGGAGAAGATCGTCGTGCAATTGGCCGTGCCGCCGCGCATCTCCGGTCCGTACGACGGGAACCACGTCGTGTGATAGCCCTGTTTCATGGCGGCGTCGGCAAGAATCTGACCGATGAGCAGGATGCCCTGCCCGCCGAAGCCCGCGATGAGAACGCGCTGGATCATGGCGCCACCGCCGTCCTTTCGACCGCCGGCGCAGTCGTCTCCTTCGGGGGCGTCACGCGGTCGATAAAGACACCCGGCTTGAACGTCTGCACGACCGTCTTGTCGATGTGCTCCATGGCCTTGATCGGCGTCATGCCCCATTGCACCGGGCAGGTGCTCAAGAACTCGACCAGCGCGAAGCCTTTGCGTTCGAGCTGCGCGCGAATCGCCGTGCGCATGTACTTCCGCGCCGTGTGAATGTTCTTCGGACTGGTGATCGGCACGCGCGCCAGGTACGCCACGGCCGGCAGCGACGAGAGCATTTCGCACACGCCGATCGGCGGCCCGGCGATCCCGGGATCGCGCCCGCGCGGCGAGGTCGTCGTCTTTTGTCCGATCAGCGACGTGGGCGCCATCTGACCGCCGGTCATGCCGTAGATGCCGTTGTTCACGAAGAACACGCAGATGTTCTCGCCGCGCGCCGCCGCGTGGACCGACTCCGCGAGTCCGATCGCCGCGAGATCGCCGTCGCCCTGATAAGTGAACACGAACCGATTCGGATCGGCCCGCTTCACGGCCGTCGCCACCGCCGCCGCCCGCCCGTGGCTGGCTTCGATCATGTCAAAGTGGAAGTATTCGAATGCAAAGACCGAACAGCCGACCGGGCAGACGCCGACGGTGCGCTCAAACAATCCGAACTCGTCGATCATCTCGCCGACGAGCCGGTGAATAATTCCATGCGTGCAACCCGGGCAGTAGTGCATCACCTTGTCGGTCATGCACTCGGGCCGGTCGAACACGACTTCGCATTCGCCATGGCCGTTGTTGGCCGCCGCGCAGGCTTCCGGTGCCTGCCCCATTTCTTCGCAAGTCGGCCCACAGAGATCACCCATGGCAGGCCTCCTCGGTTCTTGTGGCCATCGCGCGCTTCGGCGACGAATCACCCGCGAGTTGGCGCGTCACGAACTCCGCCAATTCCTCGGGCGACGGAATCACGCCGCCCATGCGCCCAAAGAATTCAACCGGCTTCGCGCCGTTGATCGTCAGTCGAACATCCTCCACCATCTGGCCCGCGTTCAGCTCAAACACGACAAGGCGTTTCGCGCCGGCCGTCGCACGACGCAGCGCCTCCGCGGGGAACGGGAAAAGCGTCTGCGGGCGAAAGAGGCCCACGCGCTGACCGGCCGCTCGCAATTGCCGGACGCAAGAAAGCGCGACGCGCGCCGCCGCACCGAACGCGACGAGGCCCAGCTCGGCGTCGTCGGTGAATCGCGTGTCAAAGCGAATCTCCGCCTGCGCATCGAGATAGGTCCGCTGGAGCAGTAGGTTGTGCCGCTCCAGCTCGTCGGCACTTAAGAAAAGCGAGTTGACCACGTTCTTGTGGCTGCGTGCGCCGCGACCGGTGCATGCCCAGTCTGCCGGGCGATGCACCGCCGGAGGAAACTCGTCGGGGACGGTCGCCGGCTCAAGCATCGAGCCGAGCACGGCGTCGGCCAGAATCATGACCGGCATGCGATAGCGCTCGGCGATCTCAAACGCCATCCGCGGGAATTCGAACATCTCCTGCACGTTCCACGGCGCCAGCACGATGCAGCGGTAATCGCCGTGGCCGCCGCCCTTGCATGCCTGAAAGTAATCGGCCTGTGACGGAGCGATGTTGCCCAGACCCGGCCCGCCGCGCATCACGTTGATCACCACGCAGGGCAGGCGTGCCCCGGCGATGTAGCTCAAGCCCTCCATCATCAGGCTGATGCCGGGGCTGGAGCTGCTGGTCATGGCGCGATGGCCCGCGGCGGCCGCGCCGTAGACCATGTTGATCGAGGCGACTTCGCTTTCGGCCTGGAGGAACACGCGCCCGAGCCGCGGCATCAGGTCCGACAGCAGCTCTGGCACTTCGTTCTGCGGAGTGATCGGATATCCAAAGAAGCACTCGACGCCGCCGGCGATCGCGCCGAGGGCGAGGGCTTCGTTGCCTTTGACGAGCCGCCGCGAACTGGAGGAGGAAGAGGGGGTGAGGTGGTCGATCGCGGCGGCTCCCGACAGTCTGTTGTCAACTTGCACCGGCATGTTGAACCGCATCCTGTTGCCATCAGCCCCTGGGTTTCTTCTTGCGACGCGTCACGCGGATGCCCGTCTCCGGGCACATCTCGGCACACAGGCCGCACGCCGTGCACGCGTCGAGATCATGATTCACGGCCGGGTGGTACCCCGCCCGATTCAGTCCGTCTTCGAGTTTCAGAATGTGCCGCGGGCAGAACACCACGCACAGCCCGCATCCCTTGCATCGATCACGATCAATCTGCGTACTCATGACAGCCGGATCGCTCTCCAGGGCGACACACCCTCGGTCAGCAGATAAGCAATTTCGGTGCCAGTGCAATGATTCGTCGTGAAAACGAGAAAAGTGCGAATTCAGGGTTCGCAACGCGGTTTCATGCGTATCAGGCCTGCGAGAAACCCCGCGCGGGGCGTGGAAAATGGCTTTGAAAAGCGCGTTCTTCGTTTATCCGAGCGCGACACAGACGGATTCCAGCCTGTGCGGGAATGACGTTCAAGCCTCACGCTGCTCTCAATCCTGACGCCTCACGCCTCAAGTCTGCACCTTCCCCCTACTCCGCCAGGTACGTGTACCCCTTCAGCCCCTGCTCGTAGCGTCGCAGGAACTCGGCCGACTCGTGGAAGGTGATCTGCTTGCTGCGGACGGCCTCCTCCACCGTGCGGCGGAGTTTGGCGATGAGGGTTTCGGCGGGGTACTGCACGTATTGCAGGACTTCCTGGATCGTGTCGCCGTCGACGACGTGCTCGATGAAATACTCGCCGTCGTTGCCGAGGGTGACGTGGATGGCGTTGGTGTCGCCGAAGAGGTTGTGCATATCGCCGAGGATTTCCTGGTAGGCCCCGGTCATGAAGATGCCGACGTAATACTCGTCGCCCTGCTGCACGGGGTGCAGCTCGAGCGAACTCTTGATGTCGCGCAAGTCAATAAACTTGTCTATCTTCCCGTCGCTGTCGCAGGTGATGTCGGCCAGCACGCCACGCCGCGTCGGCTCCTCGGTCAGCCGGTGAATCGGCATGATCGGGAAAAGCTGATCGACGGCCCAGCAGTCGGGCACGCTCTGAAACGCGGAGAAATTGCAGACGTACGTATCCGCCAGCATCGCCTCCAGTCCCTGCAACTCGTCCGGCACGTAGTCCTTCTCGCGCATGATGTTCGCGATCCGCCGGCAGGCCGCCCAGAAGATCACCTCCATCGTGCTGCACTGCTGAATCGTGAGGTAGCCGAGGTTGAAGGCGCTCATGGCCTCGTCGCGCAGGTGCAGGATGTCGTGATAGGCTTCCTGGAAATTCTTCGCGCTGATCGAGTTGTACGCCTCGAGCAAGTTCTGCAACACCTGCGGGGCGTCTTCCGGCAGGCTCGCCGGCGCCGGGTGCTCGGCCTGCTCCGTCACGCCCAGCACGTTGAAGATCAGCACGCTGTGGTGCGCCGTGATCGCCCGGCCGCACTCGGTGACGATCGTCGGATGCGGCACCTCGGCCGCGTTGCAGGCCTGCGCCACGGCCGACACCACGTCGCTCACGTATTCCTGCATGGTGTAATTGGCGCTGGACTGGAAGTTGCTGCTGCTGCCGTCGTAGTCCACGGCCATGCCGCCGCCGACGTCGAAGTATTTCAGCCCCGCGCCGAGCTTGGTCAATTCGAGATAAAGCCGGCAGCCCTCGGCCAGGGCCTGCTTGATCGATCGGATGTTGGTGATCTGGCTGCCGATGTGGAAGTGCGTGAGTTGCAGGCAGTCCAGCATGCCCTCGCTGCGGAGCAGCTCGACGCCCTTGAGCATTTCCGTGAGCGTCAGGCCGAACTTGGACTTCGAACCGCCCGACTCCTGCCAGCGACCCGAGCCGCGCGTGGCCAGCTTCATGCGAAAACCGATCTTCGGGCGGACCTTCATCGCATTGGATCGATCCAGGATGCGCACAAGCTCCTGGTACTCCTCCACGACGAGGACAATCGTCTTGCCCAGCCTCGTCGCCCAGAGGGCCATGTCGATGTATTCGTTGTCCTTGTAGCCGTTGCAGATGATCAGCGGCTCGCGGGCTTCGAGCATGGCCAGCACGGCGAGCAACTCGGGCTTGGACCCGGCTTCGAGGCCGAAGGAGAACGGCCCGCCGTATTGCACGATCTCTTCGACGACGTGGCGCTGCTGGTTCACTTTGATGGGGTACACGCCCATGTACGAACCGGTGTACTCGTGCTCGGCGATCGACTTGGCGAATGCCTCGCAAAGCTGCTGGATGCGCGAGCGGAGAATGTCCGAGAAGCGAATGAGAATCGGCGCTTCGATGCCGCGCTGGATCAGCTCGTCCACCAGTTCCTTCAAGTCGAGCGACGGGCCTCCGGCGCCGCGCGCCGAGACCGTCACGTTGCCCTTCTCGTTGATGCCGAAGAACCCCGCGCCCCATTGCAAGACGTTGTACAGGTCCAGCGAGTCCGCGATCGACCATTTGTGCAGCATGTCCGATCGCGCAGGCGCCGTTTTGAGAATGTTGGCCATCAATTGATTTCCCTGAAGGAGAATAAGTCCTTTGTCGGTTTGATTCGCCGCCAGCTCGAGTCAGGAATCGCAACGAGGGTGCGGGTGGCGGTTCGCGGCTGCTGGCTTGGTGGAATGTCCGGCGTTGATCGGGCCCGTCCATGCCCCGCGGCGCTGCCGATCCGCAACCTCGCCTGATTCCTCCGGTTGCGCGGAAACGACGCCGTGCAATGGAATATGAGAGCATTCTCCAACCGGCGAGTCAAGCCGGATGCCGCCTTCGACGCCAAAAACTTTTCAGCAGGCCGCCCCATT from the Planctomycetia bacterium genome contains:
- a CDS encoding 2-oxoacid:acceptor oxidoreductase family protein, producing the protein MIQRVLIAGFGGQGILLIGQILADAAMKQGYHTTWFPSYGPEMRGGTANCTTIFSDEEIGSPISSTYDVLIAMNQPSLERFISSVRLGGAVLVNSSMVPIRCDRADVTALHVPASDLARQAGSERVANMVMLGTLLAVQDDLKQEWLERAVAAVVGKKHAELIEANLAAIRAGAAYQESTDQRAPSRGNPILASG
- a CDS encoding ferredoxin family protein; translation: MSTQIDRDRCKGCGLCVVFCPRHILKLEDGLNRAGYHPAVNHDLDACTACGLCAEMCPETGIRVTRRKKKPRG
- a CDS encoding fibronectin type III domain-containing protein — its product is MRKPLPAVVAFIFVVSAFSGAIQANPNPPVDESDGYTVTGERLDETLIGPWIIESNEEVIARDQAMPPSMRNPKARNGEHGQWIVPTPRAVSPTGSGNYNITNKWGDTRMGIGFPRPVRLLGAHLGGQTNLSVTTPGLRVVGYLQGKEVGRTELIRGLTLAPQWFDFNMDNVDRIVFEAEAAQADAGWFTLDDLTYVDIPAPGEAFGQATIIDFDDLRYNYKLTGSGYRGLTWEEGSGPIPEADPVDANILPAPAAPVDRQPVDASSNTDNESAGEFLLRGGGSGPTLLAGYQGVFSGSDPGANSIPPDTCGAIGPSHFVEVINTSYVVFNKSNGAKVQSMSLTSFFNGSGQGFTGGDPRVIYDTHSGRWIVIGTNFNGVSPATIHIAVSTTSSATGSYFKTFFVAAAGTDAACWVDYPTLGVDANGIYIGAYMVGCGLTIFAIDKAPLVAGTGMGTVTAFRGISTGEVTLQAAQVYGTPVTPGGYIISTPSASSSSIRFRRVNPPISSPTLTTVATVAVNSYSSPPDAPASGSSTPLDTVGSRIMNALFRNGFFYATHCINVGGRAAVRWYKFQLNASSPFITLNQQGNVSDATLSYFFPSVSVNDNGHMVLGFSGSSPSQFAGAYYCGRLVNDPAGQTTAPALLKSGNASYQVLDGVGRNRWGDYSLTSVDPSDNDTLWTVQEYVHAGNTWGTWLGKFTFAPVDLTPPLPDPMSFSIAPTTVSTSSVYMQATEATDTDSPPVNYYFDYVSGAGGHDSIQASRDYTDTALPLANSNYTYRVAARDSATPNFNQTGFSVNAAVSTAIETPTGVSFGTITDTSVVVNATGSFSNLGFLQTGMFYEMTPAAGSGANVWVTGAGANSITVTGLAPCTQYGFRVKARNFQGIETGFDSASPTLVLTTGCGDCALLGDLNLNGAVEGGDIAGFVGAKLGSPVGGTNPQCAEYGGTLEQDIDAFVADLLATS
- the speA gene encoding biosynthetic arginine decarboxylase; the encoded protein is MANILKTAPARSDMLHKWSIADSLDLYNVLQWGAGFFGINEKGNVTVSARGAGGPSLDLKELVDELIQRGIEAPILIRFSDILRSRIQQLCEAFAKSIAEHEYTGSYMGVYPIKVNQQRHVVEEIVQYGGPFSFGLEAGSKPELLAVLAMLEAREPLIICNGYKDNEYIDMALWATRLGKTIVLVVEEYQELVRILDRSNAMKVRPKIGFRMKLATRGSGRWQESGGSKSKFGLTLTEMLKGVELLRSEGMLDCLQLTHFHIGSQITNIRSIKQALAEGCRLYLELTKLGAGLKYFDVGGGMAVDYDGSSSNFQSSANYTMQEYVSDVVSAVAQACNAAEVPHPTIVTECGRAITAHHSVLIFNVLGVTEQAEHPAPASLPEDAPQVLQNLLEAYNSISAKNFQEAYHDILHLRDEAMSAFNLGYLTIQQCSTMEVIFWAACRRIANIMREKDYVPDELQGLEAMLADTYVCNFSAFQSVPDCWAVDQLFPIMPIHRLTEEPTRRGVLADITCDSDGKIDKFIDLRDIKSSLELHPVQQGDEYYVGIFMTGAYQEILGDMHNLFGDTNAIHVTLGNDGEYFIEHVVDGDTIQEVLQYVQYPAETLIAKLRRTVEEAVRSKQITFHESAEFLRRYEQGLKGYTYLAE
- the vorB gene encoding 3-methyl-2-oxobutanoate dehydrogenase subunit VorB — encoded protein: MPVQVDNRLSGAAAIDHLTPSSSSSSRRLVKGNEALALGAIAGGVECFFGYPITPQNEVPELLSDLMPRLGRVFLQAESEVASINMVYGAAAAGHRAMTSSSSPGISLMMEGLSYIAGARLPCVVINVMRGGPGLGNIAPSQADYFQACKGGGHGDYRCIVLAPWNVQEMFEFPRMAFEIAERYRMPVMILADAVLGSMLEPATVPDEFPPAVHRPADWACTGRGARSHKNVVNSLFLSADELERHNLLLQRTYLDAQAEIRFDTRFTDDAELGLVAFGAAARVALSCVRQLRAAGQRVGLFRPQTLFPFPAEALRRATAGAKRLVVFELNAGQMVEDVRLTINGAKPVEFFGRMGGVIPSPEELAEFVTRQLAGDSSPKRAMATRTEEACHG
- a CDS encoding 2-oxoglutarate oxidoreductase, with the translated sequence MGQAPEACAAANNGHGECEVVFDRPECMTDKVMHYCPGCTHGIIHRLVGEMIDEFGLFERTVGVCPVGCSVFAFEYFHFDMIEASHGRAAAVATAVKRADPNRFVFTYQGDGDLAAIGLAESVHAAARGENICVFFVNNGIYGMTGGQMAPTSLIGQKTTTSPRGRDPGIAGPPIGVCEMLSSLPAVAYLARVPITSPKNIHTARKYMRTAIRAQLERKGFALVEFLSTCPVQWGMTPIKAMEHIDKTVVQTFKPGVFIDRVTPPKETTAPAVERTAVAP